In one Saimiri boliviensis isolate mSaiBol1 chromosome 21, mSaiBol1.pri, whole genome shotgun sequence genomic region, the following are encoded:
- the COMT gene encoding catechol O-methyltransferase yields the protein MLEAPPLLLAAALGLVLLAVQRLLLRHWSWGLWLILWNECVLQPIRNLLMGDTKEQRILHHVLQHAERGNAQSVLEAIDTYCEQKEWAMNVGSKKGEIVDAVIQEHQPSVLLELGAYCGYSAVRMARLLSPGARLLTIEINPDYAAITQRMVDFAGVQDKVTVVVGASQDIIPQLKKKYDVDTLDMVFLDHWKDRYLPDTLLLEECGLLRKGTVLLADNVICPGAPEFLAHVRGSSRFECTNYPSFLEYRQVADALEKAIYKGPGSEAQP from the exons ATGCTGGAAGCCCCGCCTCTGCTGCTGGCAGCCGCGCTGGGCCTGGTGCTGCTGGCCGTGCAGCGGCTGCTCCTGAGGCACTGGAGCTGGGGCCTGTGGCTGATCCTGTGGAACGAGTGCGTCCTGCAGCCTATCCGCAACCTGCTCATGGGTGACACCAAGGAACAGCGCATCCTGCACCACGTGCTGCAGCATGCGGAGCGCGGGAACGCACAGAGCGTGCTGGAGGCCATTGATACCTACTGCGAGCAGAAGGAGTGGGCCATGAACGTGGGCAGCAAAAAAG GCGAGATCGTGGATGCGGTGATTCAGGAACACCAGCCCTCCGTGCTGCTGGAGCTGGGGGCCTACTGCGGCTACTCGGCTGTGCGCATGGCCCGCCTGCTGTCACCGGGCGCAAGGCTGCTCACCATCGAGATCAACCCCGACTACGCTGCCATCACCCAGCGGATGGTGGATTTCGCAGGCGTGCAGGACAAG GTCACCGTTGTGGTCGGGGCATCCCAGGACATCATCCCCCAGCTGAAGAAGAAGTATGATGTGGACACGCTGGACATGGTCTTCCTTGACCACTGGAAGGACCGCTACCTGCCGGACACGCTCCTCCTGGAG GAATGTGGCCTGCTGCGGAAGGGGACAGTGCTGCTGGCTGACAATGTGATCTGCCCAGGCGCGCCAGAATTCCTGGCACACGTGCGTGGGAGCAGCCGCTTTGAATGCACAAACTACCCATCGTTCCTGGAATACAGGCAGGTGGCGGACGCCCTGGAGAAGGCCATCTACAAGGGCCCAGGCAGCGAAGCACAGCCCTga